A stretch of the Xiphophorus couchianus chromosome 15, X_couchianus-1.0, whole genome shotgun sequence genome encodes the following:
- the l3hypdh gene encoding trans-L-3-hydroxyproline dehydratase isoform X2: MELQLPPHEGVELSVVDMHTGGEPLRIIVAGYPEVRGDSVLSKRRYAREHLDHLRKVLMFEPRGHYDMYGALIVDSEMPEADLGVLFMHNEGYSTMCGHAVIALGRFAVDYKLVKEPQSPETQRFGLDVKQSRTRDLVDAAMALTRAIKSQVKLHHPVSDDLAFLYGTILTDGRDQFSPEPTANICVFAEAQVDRSPTGSGVTARVALQYHKGLIQLNQTRTFQSGATGSQFTGKAVEEIRCGDFRAVVVEVAGRAFYTGVSRFVQEPQDELTHGFLLK, encoded by the exons atggagctgcagcttccCCCTCATGAGGGAGTCGAGCTCTCTGTGGTCGACATGCACACAGGAGGGGAACCTCTCCGCATCATTGTTGCCGGCTacccagaggtcagaggtgacAGTGTGCTCTCAAAGCGCAGGTACGCCCGCGAGCACCTGGACCACCTCAGGAAGGTGCTGATGTTCGAGCCCCGGGGTCACTACGACATGTACGGGGCCTTGATCGTGGACAGCGAGATGCCCGAGGCCGACCTGGGGGTGCTGTTCATGCATAACGAGGGCTACAGCACAATGTGCGGACACGCCGTCATCGCCCTGGGTCGCTTCGCCGTGGACTACAAGCTGGTGAAGGAGCCGCAGTCACCGGAGACGCAG AGGTTTGGTCTGGATGTGAAGCAGTCCAGGACTAGGGATCTGGTGGACGCAGCAATGGCGCTGACCAGAGCTATTAAATCCCAG GTGAAGCTGCACCATCCAGTTAGCGACGACCTGGCGTTCCTTTACGGCACCATCCTCACAGACGGCAGAGACCAGTTCTCACCTGAGCCCACCGCCAACATCTGCGTGTTCGCCGAAGCTCAG GTGGACCGAAGCCCTACTGGTTCAGGTGTTACAGCTCGAGTTGCTCTTCAGTACCACAAAGGTCTCATCCAGCTGAACCAGACCAGGACGTTTCAGAGCGGCGCCACCGGATCCCAGTTTACAGGAAAAGCTGTTGAG GAGATCAGATGCGGAGACTTCAGGGCAGTTGTGGTGGAAGTAGCCGGCCGTGCTTTCTACACCGGAGTTTCACGCTTCGTCCAGGAGCCGCAAGACGAGCTGACCCATGGGTTTCTGCTGAAGTGA
- the daam1b gene encoding disheveled-associated activator of morphogenesis 1b isoform X2, translating to MAPRKRGGGGSRGGLSFVFCCFNSNDHPEITYKLREDFALQSMEPSLPMPGYDELDNMFSELVDELDLTEKHREAMFALPAEKKWQIYCSKKKEQEENKSATSWPEYYIDQLNSMAARKTLLALEKEDEEERNKTIESLKTALRTQPMRFVTRFIDLDGLTCILNFLKSMDYDTTESQIHTSLIGCIKALMNNSQGRAHVLAHSESINIIAQSLATENIKTKVAVLEIMGAVCLVPGGHKKILEAMLHYQRFACERTRFQTLINELDRSTGRYRDEVNLKTAIMSFINAVLSQGAGETSLEFRIHLRYEFLMLGIQPVIDKLRSHENSTLDRHLDYFEMLRNEDELALSKRFESVHIDTKSATQVFDLIRKKMNLTDAYPHFMSVLHHCLLMPHKRSGNTVQYWLLLDRIVQQMVLQNDKGHDPDIAPLENFNVKNVVRMLVNENEVKQWKEQAEKMRKEHHELQQKFEKKERECDAKTQEKEEMMQTLNKMKEKLEKESNEHKNVKQQVAELTAQLHELSTRQAAAVVPGGPPLPPGPPGSPLPPPPMPPSFAGMCPPPPPPGGGMPPPPPPPPPPGGPPPPPGRAPMGGIPPPPGAPLGPSLKKKNIPQPSNPLKSFNWSKLAENKLEGTVWMDVDDARVFKVLDLMDIEKTFSAYQRQQKEAEDDTLSSKKVKELSVIDGRRAQNCNILLSRLKLSNEEIKRAILTMDEHEDLPKDMLEQLLKFVPEKSDVDLLEEHKHELDRMAKPDRFLYEMSRINHYQQRLQSLYFKKKFAERIAEIKPKIEGLTKASKEILHSRNLKQLLEVVLAFGNYMNKGQRGNAYGFKVSSLNKIADTKSSIDKNITLLHYLITILEKKYPKVLKFQDDLQSVSEAAKVNMTELEKDIGNLRSGLKSVESELDFQKNRPQEVGDKFVSVVSQFITVASFSFSDVEDSLAEAKELFLRAVKHFGEDASKMQPDEFFGIFDQFLQSFTEAQQENENIRKRKEEEERRAKMEAQLKEQREKERKARKAKANGEEDGGEFDDLVSALRSGEVFDKDLSKMKRNRKRINNQSTDSSRERPVTKLNI from the exons ATGGCTCCCCGGAAGCGCGGGGGCGGCGGTAGCCGGGGCGGGCTCTCCTTCGTCTTCTGCTGTTTTAACAGCAACGATCACCCAGAGATCACCTACAAGCTGCGGGAGGACTTTGCCTTGCAGAGCATGGAGCCATCTCTGCCGATGCCCGGATATGACGAACTGGATAACATGTTCTCAGAGCTGGTG GATGAGCTGGACCTTACAGAGAAACACAGGGAAGCCATGTTTGCCTTGCCTGCAGAGAAGAAATGGCAAATCTACTGCAGCAAGAAGAAG gaacaagaagaaaacaaaagcgCCACTAGTTGGCCAGAGTATTATATTGATCAACTCAACTCAATGGCAGCT AGAAAGACCCTTCTTGCTCTGGAgaaggaagatgaggaagaaagaaataaaacgaTAGAGAGCTTGAAGACGGCTCTGAGGACACAACCTATGAG GTTTGTGACCCGTTTTATCGACCTGGATGGCCTGACGTGCATCCTGAACTTCCTGAAGAGCATGGACTACGACACCACCGAATCGCAGATCCACACGTCGCTGATCGGCTGCATCAAGGCTCTGATGAACAACTCGCAGGGCCGTGCCCACGTCCTTGCGCACTCCGAGAGCATCAATATCATCGCCCAGAGCCTGGCCACGGAAAACATTAAGACTAAGGTGGCAGTGCTGGAAATAATGGGTGCTGTTTGCCTTGTGCCTGGTGGACACAAAAAGATTCTGGAGGCCATGCTGCACTATCAACGCTTCGCCTGTGAGAGAACGCGCTTCCAG ACACTTATAAATGAGCTGGACCGGAGCACGGGGAGATACAGGGACGAGGTCAACCTGAAAACAGCCATCATGTCCTTTATTAATGCTGTGCTGAGTCAAGGAGCTGGAGAG ACTAGTTTGGAATTTCGTATCCATCTCCGATATGAATTTCTTATGCTGGGAATTCAGCCTGTGATCGATAAGCTGCGATCACATGAAAACTCCACTTTAGACAG GCATTTAGACTACTTTGAGATGCTGCGGAACGAGGATGAGCTGGCTTTGTCGAAACGGTTCGAGTCG gtACATATAGACACCAAAAGTGCCACACAAGTTTTTGATCTCATCCGCAAGAAGATGAACCTCACTGATGCATACCCGCACTTTATGTCTGTGCTTCATCACTGTCTGCTAATGCCAC ACAAGAGAAGCGGAAACACGGTACAGTACTGGCTGCTGTTGGACCGGATCGTCCAGCAGATGGTCCTACAGAACGATAAAGGTCACGATCCAGACATCGCACCGCTGGAGAACTTTAACGTAAAGAATGTGGTCAGGAT GCTGGTCAATGAAAACGAGGTCAAACAGTGGAAAGAGCAGGCAGAGAAAATGAGGAAAG AACACCATGAGCTGCAGCAAAAGTTTGAGAAGAAAGAACGTGAATGTGACGCAAAGACACAGGAGAAAGAGGAGATGATGCAGACGCTCAACAAGATGAAAGAGAAGCTGGAAAAGGAGAGCAACGAACACAAGAATGTCAAACAGCAAGTGGCCGAACTTACGGCGCAACTGCATGAACTCAGCACC aGACAGGCAGCAGCTGTCGTTCCTGGAGGTCCTCCTCTTCCCCCAGGACCCCCTGGCAGCCCTCTGCCTCCTCCACCGATGCCACCATCATTTGCAGGCATGTGccccccacctcctcctcctggtggtGGCAtgcctcctccacctcctccgcCCCCTCCACCAGGTGGCCCTCCGCCTCCCCCTGGACGCGCACCCATGGGGGGCATCCCTCCACCACCAGGAGCCCCCCTGGGACCAtctttgaagaagaagaacattCCTCAGCCATCCAATCCTCTCAAGTCTTTCAACTGGTCCAAGTTGGCTGAG AATAAGCTGGAGGGTACTGTGTGGATGGATGTGGACGATGCCAGAGTTTTTAAAGTCCTGGATCTGATGGACATAGAGAAGACATTCTCAGCATATCAGAGACAGCAG aaagaagcagaagaCGACACCTTAAGCTCTAAGAAAGTCAAGGAGCTGTCAGTCATTGATGGTCGTCGGGCTCAAAACTGCAACATCCTGCTCTCACG ACTGAAGCTCTCAAATGAGGAGATTAAGAGAGCCATTCTTACCATGGATGAGCATGAGGACCTTCCTAAAGACATGCTGGAGCAG TTGCTGAAGTTTGTTCCTGAGAAGAGCGATGTGGATCTCCTGGAGGAGCACAAGCATGAGCTGGATCGCATGGCCAAACCTGACCGCTTCCTCTATGAGATGAGCAG AATAAACCACTACCAGCAGAGGCTTCAGTCGTTGTACTTCAAGAAGAAGTTTGCAGAGAGGATTGCTGAGATCAAACCCAAAATTGAAG gtCTTACTAAGGCTTCCAAGGAGATATTACACAGTAGAAACCTGAAGCAGCTGTTGGAGGTGGTCCTTGCTTTTGGAAACTACATGAACAAGGGTCAGAGAGGCAACGCTTACGGCTTTAAAGTGTCTTCACTCAACAAGATTGCCGATACCAAATCCAGTATTGACAA GAATATAACTCTGCTGCACTACCTGATCACCATCCTAGAGAAGAAATACCCCAAAGTCCTCAAGTTCCAGGATGATCTGCAGAGTGTCTCAGAGGCAGCTAAAGTCAA CATGACAGAGCTGGAAAAAGACATTGGCAACCTGCGCAGTGGCTTAAAAAGTGTTGAGAGC GAGCTGGACTTCCAGAAGAATCGCCCACAGGAAGTAGGTGACAAGTTTGTGTCAGTGGTGAGCCAGTTCATCACCGTGGCCAGCTTCAGCTTCTCCGACGTGGAAGACTCTCTCGCCGAAGCCAAAGAACTG TTCCTGAGGGCAGTGAAGCACTTTGGGGAGGATGCCAGCAAGATGCAGCCAGATGAGTTCTTTGGCATCTTTGACCAGTTCCTGCAGTCGTTCACAGAGGCTCAGCAGGAAAACGAGAACATAAGGAAACgcaaggaagaggaggagcgcAGGGCCAAAATGGAAGCTCAG CTGaaagaacagagagagaaagaacgCAAGGCCCGGAAAGCAAAAGCAAACGGAGAGGAAGACGGCGGCGAGTTTGATGACCTGGTGTCTGCATTGCGGTCAGGCGAAGTGTTTGACAAGGATCTGTCCAAGATGAAACGCAACCGCAAACGGATCAACAACCAGAGCACGGACTCGAGCAGGGAGCGGCCAGTCACGAAGCTCAACATCTAA
- the l3hypdh gene encoding trans-L-3-hydroxyproline dehydratase isoform X1: MELQLPPHEGVELSVVDMHTGGEPLRIIVAGYPEVRGDSVLSKRRYAREHLDHLRKVLMFEPRGHYDMYGALIVDSEMPEADLGVLFMHNEGYSTMCGHAVIALGRFAVDYKLVKEPQSPETQVNIHCPCGLVKAFVEYSAGKTGAVRFLSVPAFAFATDATVTVEGFGEVTVDISYGGAFYAFVDAQRFGLDVKQSRTRDLVDAAMALTRAIKSQVKLHHPVSDDLAFLYGTILTDGRDQFSPEPTANICVFAEAQVDRSPTGSGVTARVALQYHKGLIQLNQTRTFQSGATGSQFTGKAVEEIRCGDFRAVVVEVAGRAFYTGVSRFVQEPQDELTHGFLLK; encoded by the exons atggagctgcagcttccCCCTCATGAGGGAGTCGAGCTCTCTGTGGTCGACATGCACACAGGAGGGGAACCTCTCCGCATCATTGTTGCCGGCTacccagaggtcagaggtgacAGTGTGCTCTCAAAGCGCAGGTACGCCCGCGAGCACCTGGACCACCTCAGGAAGGTGCTGATGTTCGAGCCCCGGGGTCACTACGACATGTACGGGGCCTTGATCGTGGACAGCGAGATGCCCGAGGCCGACCTGGGGGTGCTGTTCATGCATAACGAGGGCTACAGCACAATGTGCGGACACGCCGTCATCGCCCTGGGTCGCTTCGCCGTGGACTACAAGCTGGTGAAGGAGCCGCAGTCACCGGAGACGCAGGTGAACATCCACTGCCCCTGTGGGCTGGTGAAGGCCTTTGTGGAGTACTCTGCTGGTAAAACAGGAGCGGTGAGGTTTCTGAGTGTGCCGGCGTTTGCCTTTGCAACAG ATGCGACGGTGACAGTAGAGGGGTTTGGTGAGGTGACGGTGGACATCAGCTACGGGGGAGCTTTTTACGCCTTTGTTGATGCACAGAGGTTTGGTCTGGATGTGAAGCAGTCCAGGACTAGGGATCTGGTGGACGCAGCAATGGCGCTGACCAGAGCTATTAAATCCCAG GTGAAGCTGCACCATCCAGTTAGCGACGACCTGGCGTTCCTTTACGGCACCATCCTCACAGACGGCAGAGACCAGTTCTCACCTGAGCCCACCGCCAACATCTGCGTGTTCGCCGAAGCTCAG GTGGACCGAAGCCCTACTGGTTCAGGTGTTACAGCTCGAGTTGCTCTTCAGTACCACAAAGGTCTCATCCAGCTGAACCAGACCAGGACGTTTCAGAGCGGCGCCACCGGATCCCAGTTTACAGGAAAAGCTGTTGAG GAGATCAGATGCGGAGACTTCAGGGCAGTTGTGGTGGAAGTAGCCGGCCGTGCTTTCTACACCGGAGTTTCACGCTTCGTCCAGGAGCCGCAAGACGAGCTGACCCATGGGTTTCTGCTGAAGTGA
- the daam1b gene encoding disheveled-associated activator of morphogenesis 1b isoform X1 — MAPRKRGGGGSRGGLSFVFCCFNSNDHPEITYKLREDFALQSMEPSLPMPGYDELDNMFSELVDELDLTEKHREAMFALPAEKKWQIYCSKKKEQEENKSATSWPEYYIDQLNSMAARKTLLALEKEDEEERNKTIESLKTALRTQPMRFVTRFIDLDGLTCILNFLKSMDYDTTESQIHTSLIGCIKALMNNSQGRAHVLAHSESINIIAQSLATENIKTKVAVLEIMGAVCLVPGGHKKILEAMLHYQRFACERTRFQTLINELDRSTGRYRDEVNLKTAIMSFINAVLSQGAGETSLEFRIHLRYEFLMLGIQPVIDKLRSHENSTLDRHLDYFEMLRNEDELALSKRFESVHIDTKSATQVFDLIRKKMNLTDAYPHFMSVLHHCLLMPHKRSGNTVQYWLLLDRIVQQMVLQNDKGHDPDIAPLENFNVKNVVRMLVNENEVKQWKEQAEKMRKEHHELQQKFEKKERECDAKTQEKEEMMQTLNKMKEKLEKESNEHKNVKQQVAELTAQLHELSTRQAAAVVPGGPPLPPGPPGSPLPPPPMPPSFAGMCPPPPPPGGGMPPPPPPPPPPGGPPPPPGRAPMGGIPPPPGAPLGPSLKKKNIPQPSNPLKSFNWSKLAENKLEGTVWMDVDDARVFKVLDLMDIEKTFSAYQRQQDFLMINNSKQKEAEDDTLSSKKVKELSVIDGRRAQNCNILLSRLKLSNEEIKRAILTMDEHEDLPKDMLEQLLKFVPEKSDVDLLEEHKHELDRMAKPDRFLYEMSRINHYQQRLQSLYFKKKFAERIAEIKPKIEGLTKASKEILHSRNLKQLLEVVLAFGNYMNKGQRGNAYGFKVSSLNKIADTKSSIDKNITLLHYLITILEKKYPKVLKFQDDLQSVSEAAKVNMTELEKDIGNLRSGLKSVESELDFQKNRPQEVGDKFVSVVSQFITVASFSFSDVEDSLAEAKELFLRAVKHFGEDASKMQPDEFFGIFDQFLQSFTEAQQENENIRKRKEEEERRAKMEAQLKEQREKERKARKAKANGEEDGGEFDDLVSALRSGEVFDKDLSKMKRNRKRINNQSTDSSRERPVTKLNI, encoded by the exons ATGGCTCCCCGGAAGCGCGGGGGCGGCGGTAGCCGGGGCGGGCTCTCCTTCGTCTTCTGCTGTTTTAACAGCAACGATCACCCAGAGATCACCTACAAGCTGCGGGAGGACTTTGCCTTGCAGAGCATGGAGCCATCTCTGCCGATGCCCGGATATGACGAACTGGATAACATGTTCTCAGAGCTGGTG GATGAGCTGGACCTTACAGAGAAACACAGGGAAGCCATGTTTGCCTTGCCTGCAGAGAAGAAATGGCAAATCTACTGCAGCAAGAAGAAG gaacaagaagaaaacaaaagcgCCACTAGTTGGCCAGAGTATTATATTGATCAACTCAACTCAATGGCAGCT AGAAAGACCCTTCTTGCTCTGGAgaaggaagatgaggaagaaagaaataaaacgaTAGAGAGCTTGAAGACGGCTCTGAGGACACAACCTATGAG GTTTGTGACCCGTTTTATCGACCTGGATGGCCTGACGTGCATCCTGAACTTCCTGAAGAGCATGGACTACGACACCACCGAATCGCAGATCCACACGTCGCTGATCGGCTGCATCAAGGCTCTGATGAACAACTCGCAGGGCCGTGCCCACGTCCTTGCGCACTCCGAGAGCATCAATATCATCGCCCAGAGCCTGGCCACGGAAAACATTAAGACTAAGGTGGCAGTGCTGGAAATAATGGGTGCTGTTTGCCTTGTGCCTGGTGGACACAAAAAGATTCTGGAGGCCATGCTGCACTATCAACGCTTCGCCTGTGAGAGAACGCGCTTCCAG ACACTTATAAATGAGCTGGACCGGAGCACGGGGAGATACAGGGACGAGGTCAACCTGAAAACAGCCATCATGTCCTTTATTAATGCTGTGCTGAGTCAAGGAGCTGGAGAG ACTAGTTTGGAATTTCGTATCCATCTCCGATATGAATTTCTTATGCTGGGAATTCAGCCTGTGATCGATAAGCTGCGATCACATGAAAACTCCACTTTAGACAG GCATTTAGACTACTTTGAGATGCTGCGGAACGAGGATGAGCTGGCTTTGTCGAAACGGTTCGAGTCG gtACATATAGACACCAAAAGTGCCACACAAGTTTTTGATCTCATCCGCAAGAAGATGAACCTCACTGATGCATACCCGCACTTTATGTCTGTGCTTCATCACTGTCTGCTAATGCCAC ACAAGAGAAGCGGAAACACGGTACAGTACTGGCTGCTGTTGGACCGGATCGTCCAGCAGATGGTCCTACAGAACGATAAAGGTCACGATCCAGACATCGCACCGCTGGAGAACTTTAACGTAAAGAATGTGGTCAGGAT GCTGGTCAATGAAAACGAGGTCAAACAGTGGAAAGAGCAGGCAGAGAAAATGAGGAAAG AACACCATGAGCTGCAGCAAAAGTTTGAGAAGAAAGAACGTGAATGTGACGCAAAGACACAGGAGAAAGAGGAGATGATGCAGACGCTCAACAAGATGAAAGAGAAGCTGGAAAAGGAGAGCAACGAACACAAGAATGTCAAACAGCAAGTGGCCGAACTTACGGCGCAACTGCATGAACTCAGCACC aGACAGGCAGCAGCTGTCGTTCCTGGAGGTCCTCCTCTTCCCCCAGGACCCCCTGGCAGCCCTCTGCCTCCTCCACCGATGCCACCATCATTTGCAGGCATGTGccccccacctcctcctcctggtggtGGCAtgcctcctccacctcctccgcCCCCTCCACCAGGTGGCCCTCCGCCTCCCCCTGGACGCGCACCCATGGGGGGCATCCCTCCACCACCAGGAGCCCCCCTGGGACCAtctttgaagaagaagaacattCCTCAGCCATCCAATCCTCTCAAGTCTTTCAACTGGTCCAAGTTGGCTGAG AATAAGCTGGAGGGTACTGTGTGGATGGATGTGGACGATGCCAGAGTTTTTAAAGTCCTGGATCTGATGGACATAGAGAAGACATTCTCAGCATATCAGAGACAGCAG GACTTCTTAATGATCAATAACAGCAAACAG aaagaagcagaagaCGACACCTTAAGCTCTAAGAAAGTCAAGGAGCTGTCAGTCATTGATGGTCGTCGGGCTCAAAACTGCAACATCCTGCTCTCACG ACTGAAGCTCTCAAATGAGGAGATTAAGAGAGCCATTCTTACCATGGATGAGCATGAGGACCTTCCTAAAGACATGCTGGAGCAG TTGCTGAAGTTTGTTCCTGAGAAGAGCGATGTGGATCTCCTGGAGGAGCACAAGCATGAGCTGGATCGCATGGCCAAACCTGACCGCTTCCTCTATGAGATGAGCAG AATAAACCACTACCAGCAGAGGCTTCAGTCGTTGTACTTCAAGAAGAAGTTTGCAGAGAGGATTGCTGAGATCAAACCCAAAATTGAAG gtCTTACTAAGGCTTCCAAGGAGATATTACACAGTAGAAACCTGAAGCAGCTGTTGGAGGTGGTCCTTGCTTTTGGAAACTACATGAACAAGGGTCAGAGAGGCAACGCTTACGGCTTTAAAGTGTCTTCACTCAACAAGATTGCCGATACCAAATCCAGTATTGACAA GAATATAACTCTGCTGCACTACCTGATCACCATCCTAGAGAAGAAATACCCCAAAGTCCTCAAGTTCCAGGATGATCTGCAGAGTGTCTCAGAGGCAGCTAAAGTCAA CATGACAGAGCTGGAAAAAGACATTGGCAACCTGCGCAGTGGCTTAAAAAGTGTTGAGAGC GAGCTGGACTTCCAGAAGAATCGCCCACAGGAAGTAGGTGACAAGTTTGTGTCAGTGGTGAGCCAGTTCATCACCGTGGCCAGCTTCAGCTTCTCCGACGTGGAAGACTCTCTCGCCGAAGCCAAAGAACTG TTCCTGAGGGCAGTGAAGCACTTTGGGGAGGATGCCAGCAAGATGCAGCCAGATGAGTTCTTTGGCATCTTTGACCAGTTCCTGCAGTCGTTCACAGAGGCTCAGCAGGAAAACGAGAACATAAGGAAACgcaaggaagaggaggagcgcAGGGCCAAAATGGAAGCTCAG CTGaaagaacagagagagaaagaacgCAAGGCCCGGAAAGCAAAAGCAAACGGAGAGGAAGACGGCGGCGAGTTTGATGACCTGGTGTCTGCATTGCGGTCAGGCGAAGTGTTTGACAAGGATCTGTCCAAGATGAAACGCAACCGCAAACGGATCAACAACCAGAGCACGGACTCGAGCAGGGAGCGGCCAGTCACGAAGCTCAACATCTAA